One genomic window of Cannabis sativa cultivar Pink pepper isolate KNU-18-1 chromosome 2, ASM2916894v1, whole genome shotgun sequence includes the following:
- the LOC115721182 gene encoding shewanella-like protein phosphatase 1 — protein sequence MSKMASLCLNSLPLPPSSQSQPKKLVETSLFSSVSYNSTNGLVKGGGESLKPIVISGNPPTYVSAPGRRIVAVGDLHGDLEQTRCALEMAGVLSDDGQDLWVGGETVLVQLGDILDRGEDEIAILSLLRSLDIQAKSQGGAVFQVNGNHETMNVEGDFRYVDPGSFDECSDFLEYSDEYQDDWEEAFVNWIGVSSRWKENQKSTQNYWGPWNIVKRQKGVIARSILMRPGGKLACELARHSIVLKINDWVFCHGGLLPHHVEYGIDRINREVSLWMRGLNETDDGPRIPFLATRGYDSVVWNRLYSRDSSELEDYQVEQINSILEETLQAVDARAMVVGHTPQMEGVNCKYNCNIWRIDVGMSSGVLNSMPEVLEIRDNKARVIKSKSSAYSELQAADYT from the exons ATGTCCAAAATGGCTTCACTCTGCTTGAATTCTTTGCCTCTGCCACCCTCTTCTCAGTCTCAGCCCAAGAAACTGGTGGAAACTTCATTATTTTCTTCAGTGAGCTATAACAGTACTAATGGCCTTGTCAAAGGAGGAGGAGAGTCCTTAAAACCTATAGTCATAAGTGGGAACCCCCCAACTTATGTTTCTGCTCCTGGTCGCCGAATTGTTGCTG ttgggGATTTGCATGGAGACCTTGAACAAACAAGATGTGCACTTGAGATGGCTGGAGTGTTGAGTGACGATGGTCAAGACTTGTGGGTTGGTGGAGAAACG GTGTTGGTTCAGCTTGGAGATATACTTGATCGAGGTGAAGATGAAATTGCTATTTTATCCTTACTGCGATCTTTGGATATACAGGCCAAATCTCAAGGTGGAGCAGTTTTTCAG GTGAATGGGAATCATGAGACTATGAATGTGGAAGGGGATTTTAGATATGTTGATCCGGGGTCTTTCGATGAATGTAGTGATTTTTTAGAATACTCAGATGAATATCAAGATGATTGGGAAGAAGCTTTTGTTAATTGGATTGGCGTCTCCTCTCGGTGGAAAGAAAACCAAAAAAGTACCCAAAATTATTGGGGTCCCTGGAATATAGTGAAG AGACAAAAGGGAGTGATTGCCAGATCAATTCTTATGAGGCCAGGAGGTAAACTGGCATGTGAGTTAGCGCGACATTCTATCGTTCTTAAGATTAATGATTGGGTCTTTTGTCACGGCGGTCTTCTTCCTCATCATG TTGAATATGGCATAGATAGGATCAACCGGGAAGTTTCTCTTTGGATGAGAGGTCTCAATGAAACAGATGATGGTCCTAGAATTCCTTTTCTAGCTACTAGGGGCTATGACAGTGTTGTTTGGAACCGCTTGTACTCCAGGGATAGCTCGGAATTGGAGGACTATCAGGTTGAGCAG ATAAATTCTATTCTTGAGGAGACACTACAAGCAGTTGATGCCAGGGCAATGGTGGTTGGGCATACTCCTCAAATGGAGGGAGTAAATTG TAAATACAATTGTAACATATGGCGCATCGATGTGGGCATGTCCAGTGGGGTTCTTAATTCAATGCCTGAG GTTCTAGAAATAAGAGACAATAAAGCCAGAGTTATAAAGAGCAAGAGCAGTGCATATAGTGAACTTCAGGCTGCTGATTATACATAG
- the LOC115719160 gene encoding uncharacterized protein LOC115719160, with protein sequence MQARLFHHHQYHHHPLILRTLSIATISNTMNSSLTLPSVSLTLSGSSRRSFNCSSFSSFGNGIRSFNPRNLNRSRVFMSVSVGSQTVVNDGLFSDYKPALAFLFPGQGAQAVGMGKEAQNLPAALELYKIANDILGFDLLDVCVNGPKEKLNSTIISQPAIYVTSLAAVELLRAREGGQQIIDSVDVACGLSLGEYTALAFSEAFSFEDGLKLVKLRGEAMQEAADAAKSAMVSIIGLDSEKVQQLCDAANQEVDDKDKVQIANYLCPGNYAVSGGLKGVEAVEAKAKSFKARMTVRLAVAGAFHTSFMEPAVSRLEAALAATEIRTPKMPVISNVDAQPHADPETIKKILARQVTSPVLWETTVKTLMDKGLEKSYELGPGKVIAGIVKRINKGADIENVAA encoded by the exons ATGCAAGCTCGTCTCTTTCACCATCACCAATATCACCACCACCCTCTTATCCTGCGCACTCTCTCGATTGCCACCATTTCCAACACCATGAACTCCTCTCTCACTCTTCCCTCAGTTTCTCTCACTCTCTCCGGTTCGTCGAGGAGAAGCTTCAATTGCTCCTCATTTTCTAGTTTTGGAAATGGAATTCGAAGCTTCAATCCCAGGAATCTCAATCGATCGAGGGTCTTCATGAGCGTTTCGGTTGGATCGCAGACTGTGGTTAACGATGGCTTGTTTTCTGATTATAAACCTGCACTCGCTTTCCTCTTCCCAGGCCAA GGTGCTCAAGCAGTTGGAATGGGAAAGGAGGCACAAAATCTACCTGCAGCTTTAGAGCTTTACAAGATAGCAAATGATATTTTAGG GTTTGATCTTCTAGATGTTTGCGTCAATGGACCAAAAGAGAAGCTAAATTCAACTATTATAAGCCAG CCTGCTATCTATGTCACAAGCCTGGCTGCCGTAGAGCTACTACGTGCACGTGAGGGAGGCCAGCAAATCATTGATTCTGTTGACGTTGCATGTGGTCTTAGCTTGGGAGAATATACTGCTCTAGCTTTTTCAGAGGCTTTTAG TTTTGAGGATGGGCTCAAGCTGGTCAAACTACGAGGAGAAGCCATGCAG GAAGCTGCAGATGCTGCGAAAAGTGCTATGGTCAGTATCATAGGGCTGGACTCAGAAAAGGTTCAACAATTGTGTGATGCAGCTAATCAGGAAGTCGATGATAAAGACAAAGTTCAAATTGCAAACTACCTATGTCCT GGAAATTATGCTGTGTCTGGAGGTTTGAAAGGGGTGGAAGCAGTAGAAGCCAAGGCAAAGTCATTTAAAGCTCGCATGACC GTACGTCTAGCTGTTGCTGGTGCTTTCCACACTAGTTTCATGGAACCAGCTGTATCGAGATTAGAAGCTGCATTAGCAGCAACTGAAATCAGAACTCCAAAAATGCCAGTCATCTCCAATGTGGATGCACAGCCACATGCAGATCCTGAGACAATTAAGAAGATATTGGCTCGTCAG GTGACATCTCCTGTTCTATGGGAAACAACAGTGAAGACTCTTATGGACAAGGGACTGGAGAAGAGTTACGAATTAGGACCTGGAAAG GTTATTGCGGGCATTGTCAAGAGAATTAACAAAGGTGCAGACATTGAGAATGTTGCTGCTTGA
- the LOC115719161 gene encoding uncharacterized protein LOC115719161 has translation MNAVPISPADLLQDQINGSDSDTNLDEDDAPEYYEPISAVADDDNDDEEEDRTRTRENGHVDDTTGFHSNGDYYARQFENGVSSLNLNNDDLELSKSSSEAEDEEEESMGEDDDTAAMRAFREDEIRRNAPLTTENATRVMEAMRGISFSGVAPDWADSVSGNHLIDHLRRLRQPPPQT, from the exons ATGAACGCCGTGCCCATTTCTCCAGCTGATCTACTACAAG ACCAAATCAACGGTAGTGATTCCGACACGAATCTCGATGAGGACGACGCTCCCGAATACTACGAGCCGATTTCCGCCGTCGCTGATGATGACAACgacgatgaagaagaagatcGTACTCGAACCAGAGAGAACGGACACGTAGACGATACAACTGGATTTCACTCTAATGGTGATTATTACGCGAGGCAATTTGAGAATGGAGTGTCGTCCCTCAATCTGAATAACGACGATTTAGAACTTAGCAAGAGCAGTAGCGAAGCCGAAGATGAAGAAGAGGAGAGCATGGGAGAAGATGATGACACAGCAGCGATGAGAGCTTTCAGAGAGGACGAGATTCGGAGAAACGCGCCATTGACGACTGAGAATGCTACGAGGGTTATGGAGGCTATGCGCGGTATTTCGTTCAGTGGTGTGGCTCCAGATTGGGCGGACAGCGTCTCTGGGAACCACTTGATCGACCACCTTCGCAGACTCAGGCAGCCACCACCGCAAACTTAG